A region of Ictidomys tridecemlineatus isolate mIctTri1 chromosome 4, mIctTri1.hap1, whole genome shotgun sequence DNA encodes the following proteins:
- the Il18bp gene encoding interleukin-18-binding protein isoform X1, with amino-acid sequence MYITTMGQNWIPDSSSLWVLLLYLHIVTLLAGATPVPQTITAATASAGISKDPSPSWSPTLPPAKRCPALEVTWPEVEVPLNGTLTLSCTACSRFPDFNILYWLGNGSFIEHLPGRLREGSTSREPGIKSTRLWRSLVLEELSPALRNTIFSCVFMDPGQVAQHHIILAQLWVRNPREASRDRSSSTSVWGRKEGKARQRSLQVNAPIFPKAGPRVVLPGSQEALPSSQSPGPQLPTSAGSRVSTGPRIAPP; translated from the exons ATGTACATCACGACCATGGGACAGAACTGGATACCAG ACTCCAGTTCTTTGTGGGTACTGCTTCTGTATCTCCACATCGTCACTCTTTTGGCTGGAGCCACACCTGTTCCTCAGACTATCACAGCTGCCACTGCCTCAGCTGGGATCTCCAAGGACCCTAGCCCCTCTTGGTCTCCAACACTTCCACCAGCTAAGCGGTGCCCAGCATTGGAGGTGACCTGGCCAGAAGTGGAAGTGCCACTGA ATGGAACGCTGACCTTGTCCTGTACTGCCTGCAGTCGCTTCCCTGACTTCAACATCCTATACTGGTTGGGCAATGGTTCCTTCATTGAGCACCTCCCAGGCCGGCTGAGAGAGGGCAGCACCAG TCGAGAGCCTGGAATTAAAAGCACTCGACTGTGGAGATCCTTGGTGCTAGAGGAATTGAGCCCTGCCCTGCGAAACACCATCTTCTCCTGTGTGTTTATGGACCCTGGGCAGGTTGCCCAGCATCATATCATCCTGGCACAGCTCTGGGTGAGGAACCCAAGGGAGGCCTCCAGGGACAGGTCGAGCTCCACTTCTGtgtggggaagaaaggaagggaaggccCGTCAGAGAAGCCTCCAAGTTAATGCCCCCATTTTCCCTAAG GCTGGGCCGAGGGTGGTCCTGCCTGGCTCTCAAGAAGCCCTACCTTCCAGCCAGAGCCCAGGTCCCCAGCTGCCCACATCAGCAGGGTCAAGAGTGAGCACAGGGCCAAGAATAGCACCACCGTGA
- the Il18bp gene encoding interleukin-18-binding protein isoform X3: MYITTMGQNWIPDGTLTLSCTACSRFPDFNILYWLGNGSFIEHLPGRLREGSTSREPGIKSTRLWRSLVLEELSPALRNTIFSCVFMDPGQVAQHHIILAQLWVRNPREASRDRSSSTSVWGRKEGKARQRSLQVNAPIFPKAGPRVVLPGSQEALPSSQSPGPQLPTSAGSRVSTGPRIAPP, encoded by the exons ATGTACATCACGACCATGGGACAGAACTGGATACCAG ATGGAACGCTGACCTTGTCCTGTACTGCCTGCAGTCGCTTCCCTGACTTCAACATCCTATACTGGTTGGGCAATGGTTCCTTCATTGAGCACCTCCCAGGCCGGCTGAGAGAGGGCAGCACCAG TCGAGAGCCTGGAATTAAAAGCACTCGACTGTGGAGATCCTTGGTGCTAGAGGAATTGAGCCCTGCCCTGCGAAACACCATCTTCTCCTGTGTGTTTATGGACCCTGGGCAGGTTGCCCAGCATCATATCATCCTGGCACAGCTCTGGGTGAGGAACCCAAGGGAGGCCTCCAGGGACAGGTCGAGCTCCACTTCTGtgtggggaagaaaggaagggaaggccCGTCAGAGAAGCCTCCAAGTTAATGCCCCCATTTTCCCTAAG GCTGGGCCGAGGGTGGTCCTGCCTGGCTCTCAAGAAGCCCTACCTTCCAGCCAGAGCCCAGGTCCCCAGCTGCCCACATCAGCAGGGTCAAGAGTGAGCACAGGGCCAAGAATAGCACCACCGTGA
- the Il18bp gene encoding interleukin-18-binding protein isoform X2: MYITTMGQNWIPDSSSLWVLLLYLHIVTLLAGATPVPQTITAATASAGISKDPSPSWSPTLPPAKRCPALEVTWPEVEVPLNGTLTLSCTACSRFPDFNILYWLGNGSFIEHLPGRLREGSTSREPGIKSTRLWRSLVLEELSPALRNTIFSCVFMDPGQVAQHHIILAQLWAGPRVVLPGSQEALPSSQSPGPQLPTSAGSRVSTGPRIAPP, from the exons ATGTACATCACGACCATGGGACAGAACTGGATACCAG ACTCCAGTTCTTTGTGGGTACTGCTTCTGTATCTCCACATCGTCACTCTTTTGGCTGGAGCCACACCTGTTCCTCAGACTATCACAGCTGCCACTGCCTCAGCTGGGATCTCCAAGGACCCTAGCCCCTCTTGGTCTCCAACACTTCCACCAGCTAAGCGGTGCCCAGCATTGGAGGTGACCTGGCCAGAAGTGGAAGTGCCACTGA ATGGAACGCTGACCTTGTCCTGTACTGCCTGCAGTCGCTTCCCTGACTTCAACATCCTATACTGGTTGGGCAATGGTTCCTTCATTGAGCACCTCCCAGGCCGGCTGAGAGAGGGCAGCACCAG TCGAGAGCCTGGAATTAAAAGCACTCGACTGTGGAGATCCTTGGTGCTAGAGGAATTGAGCCCTGCCCTGCGAAACACCATCTTCTCCTGTGTGTTTATGGACCCTGGGCAGGTTGCCCAGCATCATATCATCCTGGCACAGCTCTGG GCTGGGCCGAGGGTGGTCCTGCCTGGCTCTCAAGAAGCCCTACCTTCCAGCCAGAGCCCAGGTCCCCAGCTGCCCACATCAGCAGGGTCAAGAGTGAGCACAGGGCCAAGAATAGCACCACCGTGA